The Actinomycetota bacterium genome includes the window GGGCGGGGTGGTCGGTGTCGACCGCTTCGGGGCCTCCGCGCCTGGTGGGACGGCCCTCATCAAGTACGGGTTCACCGAGGACAACGTGGTCGAGCGGGCCCTGGCCGTCCTGCACCGGACCCATATCGAGAAGGCCCGCATGCTGCGGAACCTGTCGGCCTGAGAGGCCAAGGAGGTCGGCAATGACCACCACCAACCCCCTCGTCCAGCTCAGCGACCAGGGCGTCTCGGTCTGGGTCGACTCGATCGCCCGCGACTGGCTGGAGAAGGGCGAGCTGCGCCGGCTCCGCGACGACTTCTCGGTCGTCGGGGTGACCTCCAACCCGACCATCTTCCAGGCCGCCATCGGCGCCGGCGGCTTCTACGACGACCAGCTCGCCGGCCTGGCCGAGCAGGGGCTCGGGGCGCAGGCGATCTTCGAGCGCCTGGCCCTGTACGACATCCGCTGGGCCGCCCACGAGCTGCGACCGGTGTACGAGGCGACCGGTGGCCGCGACGGCTACGTGTCCTACGAGGTGCCGCCCGACCTCGCCCACGACAGCGACGAGACCATCTTCCAGGCGGCCCGGCTGTTCGACCTGCTCGGCCTGCCCAACGTGATGATCAAGATCCCGGCCACGGTGGAGGGGCTGCCGGCCATCCGGGCCTCGATCGCCGCCGGCGTCAACGTGAATGTGACCCTGGTGTTCTCGGTCGCCCGCTACCGGGAGGTGGTCGAGGCGTACCTGGCCGGGCTGGAGGAGCTCGCCGCCAGGGGCGGCGACCCGAGCACGGTGGCCAGCGTGGCCTCGTTCTTCGTGAGCCGGGTCGACACCCTGATCGACCCGATCCTTGGCGAGCGGGTCGAGGAGGGCGGCCCCGACGCCGAGCTGGCCGAGGCGCGGCTGGGGACCGCCGCCATCGACAACGCCAAGCTCGCCTACCAGGCGTGGCTGGAGCTGTTCAGCGGGCCGCGGTGGGAGGCGCTGGCCGCCAAGGGCGCCCGCCCCCAGCGCTGCCTGTGGGCGTCGACCTCGACCAAGAACCCCAACTACCGCGACGTGCTGTACTCCGAGGAGCTGATCGGGCGGGACACGGTCAACACCATGCCC containing:
- the tal gene encoding transaldolase; this encodes MTTTNPLVQLSDQGVSVWVDSIARDWLEKGELRRLRDDFSVVGVTSNPTIFQAAIGAGGFYDDQLAGLAEQGLGAQAIFERLALYDIRWAAHELRPVYEATGGRDGYVSYEVPPDLAHDSDETIFQAARLFDLLGLPNVMIKIPATVEGLPAIRASIAAGVNVNVTLVFSVARYREVVEAYLAGLEELAARGGDPSTVASVASFFVSRVDTLIDPILGERVEEGGPDAELAEARLGTAAIDNAKLAYQAWLELFSGPRWEALAAKGARPQRCLWASTSTKNPNYRDVLYSEELIGRDTVNTMPLSSVEAFADHGIVRGQTVTEDLDRAWRLWSDLIRVGIDEEEVGEQLETEGVDKFAASYQAMLDAIEAKRAQATGSPRE